A single genomic interval of Osmerus eperlanus chromosome 14, fOsmEpe2.1, whole genome shotgun sequence harbors:
- the slc25a46 gene encoding mitochondrial outer membrane protein SLC25A46, producing MTSRRPDSFDGLGYRGREDPAYSGGYTGRSFNNSSSVDLQQWVTTPPDIPGSRNLHFGDRTPQSETAPAGPGGGAEDTQPSAPPAEQLNRFAGFGIGLASLFTENVLAHPCIVFRRQCQVNYHARCYHLSPLTAMSVMYNVTKTQGPKALWKGMGSTFVVQGVTLGTEGIISECTPLPRELSHKWNPKQVVGHLVLKGLTYVVAMPFYSASLIETVQSEIIRDNPGILDCVKEGVGRVMGMGIPHSKRLLPLWALIFPTVLHGVLHYIISSSVQKLVLFLLRRRSPTKQPPDGSETVQSMLDAYFPELMASFAASLCADVLLFPLETVLHRLHIQGTRTIIDNTDLGFEVLPINTQYEGMRDCVNAIRREEGALGFYKGFGSIVVQYSLHAAVLQITKVIYSTLLQNV from the exons ATGACATCTCGGCGACCGGACAGCTTCGATGGCTTAGGttacagaggaagggaggatccTGCCTACAGCGGGGGCTACACTGGAAGGTCATTTAACAATTCATCTAGTGTTGACCTCCAGCAGTGGGTAACAACGCCTCCAGATATCCCAGGTAGTCGAAACTTGCATTTCGGTGACCGCACGCCACAGTCGGAGACGGCCCCTGCgggacctggaggaggtgctGAAGATACTCAGCCGTCGGCCCCTCCAGCCG AGCAATTGAACAGATTTGCAGGGTTTGGGATTGGACTGGCCAG tctCTTTACAGAAAATGTGCTGGCTCACCCCTGCATTGTGTTTCGTCGGCAGTGCCAG GTTAACTACCACGCCCGGTGCTATCATCTGTCTCCACTGACCGCCATGAGTGTGATGTACAATGTCACCAAGACCCAG GGTCCTAAGGCTTTGTGGAAAGGGATGGGAAGCACCTTTGTGGTCCAGGGCGTCACTCTAGGCACAGAAGGGATTATAAGTGAATGTACTCCTTTACCACG GGAATTGTCTCACAAATGGAACCCAAAACAAGTTGTTGGGCATTTGGTCCTCAAAGG ATTGACCTATGTAGTTGCCATGCCGTTCTACTCTGCAAGTCTCATTGAAACAGTTCAG AGTGAGATAATCCGGGACAACCCAGGCATTCTGGACTGTGTGAAGGAGGGCGTGGGTCGTGTGATGGGCATGGGCATCCCCCACAGCAAGCGCCTCCTGCCCCTCTGGGCGCTCATTTTCCCCACTGTCCTACACGGAGTCCTCCACTACATAATCAGCTCCTCCGTCCAGAAGctggtcctcttcctcctgcgcCGGCGTAGTCCCACCAAGCAGCCGCCTGACGGCTCGGAAACTGTGCAGAGCATGCTGGACGCCTACTTTCCCGAACTCATGGCCAGCTTTGCGGCCAGCCTCTGCGCCgacgtcctcctcttccccctggaGACGGTGCTCCACAGGTTGCACATCCAGGGAACGCGCACCATCATCGACAACACAGACCTGGGCTTCGAGGTCCTGCCCATCAACACGCAGTATGAGGGCATGAGAGACTGCGTCAACGCGATCCGCCGTGAGGAGGGGGCCCTGGGCTTCTACAAAGGCTTCGGGTCCATCGTGGTGCAGTACTCTCTGCACGCTGCCGTGCTGCAGATCACCAAGGTGATCTACTCCACCTTATTGCAGAACGTgtga
- the tmem232 gene encoding transmembrane protein 232, which produces MPISSVPVVRRLAIISQTHKADLQKRLLSEREKIRTTKHFTTVRNPFEITEQFITKYNLSYGSDEQEKYVEQAKQLLIRSQRRAGLKCMGEEEYVELPLAWTELLLLGVCLGKIQNDSLDSLLMSLDHAPVQAQHIPSLFYLAESVLYWVCSDTAQKPSIYTCEVKMLKLGYLVFLRLFLFHISGNLTQYQRSKSHLHSFLKALSQCQPSYEPYPNILFYVDFMLHTGEIICAIGQTENDAGLARPGSQEYTVNQVLWHCLLSWYCVQNNVSQLSQVTRHLVQLTDKLHSDNWVDCALGLMVLGEAAKSSKYCLQILMRLYFKSQPDVAQQSASPEGRSPSPQGNWPWQLKHIYTTVLADICLHSTNAEVQKTALTGDPSPRPGCCGTDGLLAVLISAGIDDWRLRYSAVQALACIWRGLSRAPLQEGLRNSAWVALQGQLTRETDPRVRDAPRVLEAEMNLPENVFLSEGGRAQAAPPAGVGSGVYGHMISWRLACALSHACLTPSALQLQPCPRPQSKPAPFTSTRHRQEASSQPATPKPTAPPGVTHQTYTSTSRESRQDSRQSKKQIDFNMRTSDDLMKVVEDQWQKELHMKMAEEEELEKEEEEKKREEEKERFKEMMRRRMEKVKKETRPYELPGVYQSEM; this is translated from the exons ATGCCAATAAGCAGCGTCCCAGTTGTTCGTCGATTAGCCATAATATCCCAAACACATAAAGCGGATTTACAGAAGAGACTTCTttcagaaagagaaaaaatccGGACAACAAAACATTTTACGACTGTCAG AAACCCGTTTGAAATTACCGAGCAGTTTATCACAAAATACAATCTTTCCTATGGCTCTGATGAGCAGGAGAAGTATGTCGAGCAGGCCAAACAACTTCTGATCCGCAGCCAG CGCAGAGCAGGACTGAAATGTATGGGAGAGGAAGAATATGTGGAGCTTCCCTTGGCATGGACAGAGCTCCTCTTGCTTGGTGTGTGCCTTGGGAAAATTCAAAATG ATTCTTTGGATTCGTTGCTGATGTCCCTCGATCATGCCCCAGTACAAGCACAACACATCCCTTCTCTTTTCTACCTGGCCGAGTCTGTTCTATACTGGGTCTGTTCAGACACCGCCCAGAAGCCCAGCATCTACACCTGTGAGGTGAAGATGCTCAAG tTAGGCTATCTGGTCTTCTTAAGGCTATTTCTCTTCCACATCTCTGGAAACCTAACACAATATCAAAGGAGCAAATCCCACCTTCACAGTTTTTTAAAAG ctctctctcagTGCCAGCCCAGCTATGAACCATACCCAAACATCTTGTTTTACGTGGACTTCATGTTGCATACAGGCGAGATCATCTGTGCAATTGGACAAACTGAAAATGATGCAGGACTG GCTCGCCCAGGCTCCCAGGAGTACACCGTGAACCAGGTGCTCTGGCATTGTCTGCTCAGCTGGTACTGTGTGCAGAACAATGTCAGCCAGCTCTCCCAGGTGACCCGTCACCTCGTCCAGCTCACAGACAAGCTCCACAGTGACAACTG GGTGGACTGTGCCCTGGGGCTGATGGTGCTGGGCGAAGCAGCCAAATCCAGCAAGTATTGTCTCCAGATTCTGATGAGGCTCTACTTCAAATCACAACCAGACGTGGCACAGCAATCCGCTTCACCG GAGGGCAGGTCACCGAGCCCCCAGGGGAACTGGCCCTGGCAGTTGAAACACATATACACCACTGTGCTAGCAGACATCTGCCTGCACAGCACCAATGCCGAGGTACAGAAAACAGCTCTGACGGGAGATCCCTCTCCTCGTCCCGGATGCTGCGGCACAGATGGGCTGCTAGCCGTCCTGATCAGCG CTGGCATAGACGACTGGCGTCTGCGCTACAGTGCCGTCCAGGCCCTGGCATGCATATGGCGAGGACTTAGCCGGGCACCGCTCCAGGAGGGGCTGAGGAACTCAGCGTGGGTCGCCTTGCAGGGGCAGCTCACCCGGGAAACGGACCCACGGGTGCGGGACGCACCAAGGGTCCTAGAG GCTGAGATGAATCTCCCAGAGAACGTCTTCCTGAGTGAGGGGGGAAGAGCTCAGGCCGCGCCCCCTGCTGGGGTGGGCTCTGGGGTCTATGGTCACATGATCTCCTGGAGGCTGGCCTGCGCCCTCTCCCATGCCTGCCTGACCCCATCCGCTTTACAGCTCCAGCCTTGCCCCAGGCCCCAAAGTAAACCtgcccccttcacctccaccaggcACAGACAGGAGGCTTCCTCTCAGCCCGCAACCCCAAAACCAACAGCCCCCCCTGGGGTGACCCACCAGACCTATACCTCCACATCCAGGGAGAGTCGACAAGACTCCAG ACAAAGTAAGAAACAGATCGACTTCAACATGCGGACTAGTGATGATCTGATGAAGGTTGTCGAGGACCAG TGGCAAAAAGAACTTCATATGAAaatggcagaggaggaggagcttgaaaaggaagaagaggagaaaaaacgagaggaagagaaggagaggttcaAAGAGATGATGAGAAGACGGATGGAGAAGGTGAAAAAGGAAACCAGACCATATGAGCTGCCTGGGGTTTACCAGTCAGAAATGTAA